The DNA sequence CGCGATGTCGGCCGGCCGGGCTCTGGTGATCTCGCGGCCCTTGTACACGATCCGTCCGCGCGAAGGCGTCAGGAACTTCGTCAGCAGGTTGAAGCAGGTCGTCTTGCCGGCCCCGTTGGGGCCGATCAGGGCGTGAATGGTGCCGCGGCGGATGCGGAGGCTGACGTTGTTGACGGCCACGAATCCCCGGAATTCCTTGGTGAGGCCCTCGGTCTCGAGCACGATGTCGGTCGCCACGTGACTCGCTTCCTGTCGGTGAGGGGACCCGGCCGGGCCTGGCGGCAGGCTGGCGCGTCCAGTCCAGCGTCCACATGATAGTGAGGGGTCCTCGGGAAGACAAGGGGGACTCGGCGCCCGCGGGATCCGCCTACTTGATGGCCCCCATCGTGAAGCCCGCGATGAACCGGTCCACGAAGAAGTTGTAGACGATGGCAATGGGCACGCTCGCGATGAAGCACCCCGCCATGAGCGAGCCCCAGAAGTAGACGTCGCCGTGGACCAGGAACGTCGGAACCCCCACGCTCACCGTGTACTGGGAGACCGGGGAGATGAAGGTGAGGGCGTAGACGAACTCCTGCGTCACCAGGGTAAAGGTGAAGATCACCACCGTCAGGATCCCGGCCACCGAGATGGGCACCACCACCCGCACGAAGGCCCCGAACCGGCTCAGCCCATCGATCAGCGCCGCCTCCTCCAGGTCGCGCGGGATCGCCTTGAAGAACCCCATGAGGAGCCAGGTCGAGAATGGGACCGTGAACGACGGATAGACCACCACCAGGGACCAGAGCGAGTCCTGGAGGCCGAGCGTCGCCACGACGCGGGAGAGCGGGATGAAGAGGAGTGTCGGAGGGACCAGGTACGTGAGGAAGATGGCGATGCCGAGCCGCTCGCCGGTCCGTCCGGTCAGGCGGGCCAGCGCATAGCCGGCCGGGAGCGCCAGCAGCAAGGTGATGCCCACCACCAGCACGCCGACCAGGAGCGTGTTGAAGAGCCAGCGCCCATACAGGGTGTCGTGGAAGAGGATCCGGACATGCTCGAGCGTCGGTGGGAGATTGAAGATGAACGGATTGGCGTCCCGGTTCATGAGGTCCGGCGTCTGCTTGAAGGTGGTGATGAGCATCCAGTAGAACGGGAAGGCCGCGAACACGGCGAATGCCGCCAGGAGCGCGGCCGAGACCGCCCGCGTCGCCCAGCGCCCGAGCCTGCCCGGCGTCATGTCAGGTCACCTCGCTGCGCCGGGCGCCCATGCTCTCAGATCACCTCGCTGCGCCGGGCGATGCGCAGCATCGCGATGGCGGCCGCCACGAGCAGCGGGAAGAGGAAGAGCGAGATGGCCGCGCCCTCGCCGAGGTCCCCCGCCGCGATGCCCGTGAAGAAGGCGAGCGTCGACAGGACCTGGGTCGTATCGTAGGGGCCGCCGCGCGTCAGGACATAGATCACGATCATGTCGGTGAAGGCGAAGACCAGGCCGAACAGCCCGGCCACCAGCATGACGGGGCGGATCAGCGGCAGCGTGATCCGGAAGTGCTTTCGCCAGGGGCCGGCGCCGTCCACGGCGGCGGCGTCGTGGATCTCCTGAGGGATGGCGCCGAGGCCGGCCAGCAGGACCACGGTGGCCAGCGGGAGGATGCGCCACACCTGGATCGTGATGATGGACCCCATGGCCAGGGTAGGCACGCCCAGCCACATGAAGCCCCCGTCACGGCCCACCAGGCCCAGCGCCCACAGCGTCCAGTTGATCACGCTGTAAGTCGAGTCCAGAATCCAGAGCCAGCCGATGGTCCCCAGCGAGATCGGCGCCACCCATGGGAGGAGGATGAGGAGCCGGATCAGCCACTTCCCCGGGAACTTCTTCATCAGCAGGAGCGCCAGCACGTTGGCCAGGATCAACACCAGCACCTGGGAGATGATGGCGAAGACGAAGGTGTTCTTGAGCGACGTCCGGAACTTCGGGGTCTCGAGGATGGCCGAGAAGTGCTGGAGTCCCACGAAGTTGAGGCTCCGGCTGCCCAGGGTGATGTCGCTCACGCTGTAGTAGAGGGCCAGGAAGAAGGGGAACCCCACCAGCAGGATGATGTAGAGGACGGCCGGGGCGAGCATGAGACGCCCCAGCCACCGCTCGTTGTCGAGCAGGAGGCTCAGGCGGCGACGCCGAGCCTGGCGCGCCGCCACGGCGCCGCGTTCGAGGATGGCCATCTTCTGGATGCGTGACGCGGCGGGAGGCCCCAGCGCGGAGCCTCCCGCCAGCCGGCGAACGGGTTCAGTTCGGGCGGGTCAGTCTAGACGAGCCCCTTCTCCTTCCACTTGCCGTAGATCCGCTTGCAGGCCGCCACGGCCTCCTTGAGGGCCTCCTCGGGGGTGGCCGCGCCGCTGGCCGCCTTGGCGAACATGACGTTCAGCACCCAGGTGTTGTAGATCTCGTCGATGGCCGCGTTGGCGTAGCCCGGGTAGCCGACGTTGGTCGCCCACTCCAGCACGTCCTCCAGCACCTTGTACTTGTCCGGCGGGTGGGCGTTCTTGTCGCTCCCGATCAGCTTCTTGAGGTCGGTCACCGTCTTCGGGTAGCACGGGAAGTCGTAGAACTCGCCGGCGACGAAGGCGGTCCCGAAGTTCGACACGTAGTCGACCAGGAATTTCTTGGCTCCCTCGACGTTCTCGGCGAACTTCCAGATGACGTAGCAATCCATGACGTGCTCGAGGCCGATGGCCCGCACCGGCCCTTTGAGCGCCTTCGTCAACTGGATCTTCTTCGAGATGTCCGGGTTCTCCTTCTCAGCCGTGCGGGTGATCGAGATGGCGTTGAGGGCCAGGGAGATCTTGCCGGCGATCATGGCCCGGTTGTTGGACGAGGCATCCCACGTGAAGACCTCGGGCGTCATCGTCTCCTCGAACAGGGCCTTGACGAACTTGATGGCGTCCAGGGTGTTCTTGGACTCGAGGGTCAGGTTGCCCTCGGCATCCTGCTCGTGGGATCCGTGGGAGTACATGATGGTCCGCATGGCCATGGCGGTGTCGATCTCCTGGGCCAGACCGATCCCCACCGGGTTTCCCAGCTGCTTCTTGATCTTGGCGCCGCCCTGACGCACGTCGTCCCAGGATGCCGGACCCTTGGCCATGCCGATCTGGGCGAACAGGTCCTGGCGATAGTTCACCGGGTCCGGAGTGAAGGACGGCGAGAATGCGAAGTACTTCTTGGTCTTCGGGTTGTAGGTGCTCTTGACCGCCAGGTCGATCGGCTTCCCGAACTTCCGCTCGCACTCCTGGGCCACGTCCTTCATGTCCACGGTCTGCTCTTCGAGGGCCGGCGGCGGCCAGTTGAACAGGAAGAGGTCGTGGCCCTTCTGGGCTCCCACTTCGGCGGCCGCCCGGGCGCTCAGGCCGGCGATGCCGATGTTGTCGACGGTGACCTGGGTGTCGTTCTTCTCGCCCCACTCCTTGATGTACTTCTTGTTGAACCACTCGTCGTAGGCGGGGACGAAGTGCACCCATTGCAGGATCTTGAGGGTCTTGGCGGCCTGGGCCCGCCCCGGCACGATGATGTTGGCGCCGAGCCCGGTGGCCAGCGCCCCGGCGCCCGCCACCTTGATGAAGTCTCGCCGATTCACGCCTCGCTTCGCCATGGGGGATCCCTCCTTTGAAGACGCGTGTCGCTGGGCCGCGGGAACCTCGCCGTGGAGCGTGCCCCGATTGTATGCCGCCGCCCGGGGCCGTTCAAGGCCGGGCCGGGGGGGGGTGGTAGCGCGGCTCACGCTTCTCATCCCACGCCCGGTTGGCCTCGCGGAGGTCCCACGATTGCATGCACGCCATCTGGGCCGCCACGACGTCGTCGATCATGGCCCGCGGGTCGGCGTGGAACGAGGCCTGGAGCAGGCGCTTCGTGTGCCGGGCCGCCGTCGGCGCCCCCTCCAGGCACTTCTCGAGGATCCGGGCCAGCGCGGCGTCGAACTCGCCGGGCGCCGCCATCCAGTTCACCAGACCGATCGCCGCCGCGGTCTCGGCCGAAACTTGATCGTTCAGCAGCGCCAGCTCCTTGGCCCGGCCGAGCCCGATGACCCGGGCCAGGCGCAGCACGGCGCCGTCGGGGATGAGGCCGTGGCGCGTCGCCCCCAGGCCCAGCACGGCGTCCGAGGCGCACAGCCGGAGGTCGCAGGCGAGGGCGAGCTGGAGGCCGCCGCCGAGGCAGTAGCCGCGGATGGCCGCGACGACGAGCTTCCCCATGTCCTCCAGGCAGTTGAGGG is a window from the Candidatus Methylomirabilota bacterium genome containing:
- a CDS encoding carbohydrate ABC transporter permease — its product is MTPGRLGRWATRAVSAALLAAFAVFAAFPFYWMLITTFKQTPDLMNRDANPFIFNLPPTLEHVRILFHDTLYGRWLFNTLLVGVLVVGITLLLALPAGYALARLTGRTGERLGIAIFLTYLVPPTLLFIPLSRVVATLGLQDSLWSLVVVYPSFTVPFSTWLLMGFFKAIPRDLEEAALIDGLSRFGAFVRVVVPISVAGILTVVIFTFTLVTQEFVYALTFISPVSQYTVSVGVPTFLVHGDVYFWGSLMAGCFIASVPIAIVYNFFVDRFIAGFTMGAIK
- a CDS encoding sugar ABC transporter permease; protein product: MAILERGAVAARQARRRRLSLLLDNERWLGRLMLAPAVLYIILLVGFPFFLALYYSVSDITLGSRSLNFVGLQHFSAILETPKFRTSLKNTFVFAIISQVLVLILANVLALLLMKKFPGKWLIRLLILLPWVAPISLGTIGWLWILDSTYSVINWTLWALGLVGRDGGFMWLGVPTLAMGSIITIQVWRILPLATVVLLAGLGAIPQEIHDAAAVDGAGPWRKHFRITLPLIRPVMLVAGLFGLVFAFTDMIVIYVLTRGGPYDTTQVLSTLAFFTGIAAGDLGEGAAISLFLFPLLVAAAIAMLRIARRSEVI
- a CDS encoding ABC transporter substrate-binding protein; its protein translation is MAKRGVNRRDFIKVAGAGALATGLGANIIVPGRAQAAKTLKILQWVHFVPAYDEWFNKKYIKEWGEKNDTQVTVDNIGIAGLSARAAAEVGAQKGHDLFLFNWPPPALEEQTVDMKDVAQECERKFGKPIDLAVKSTYNPKTKKYFAFSPSFTPDPVNYRQDLFAQIGMAKGPASWDDVRQGGAKIKKQLGNPVGIGLAQEIDTAMAMRTIMYSHGSHEQDAEGNLTLESKNTLDAIKFVKALFEETMTPEVFTWDASSNNRAMIAGKISLALNAISITRTAEKENPDISKKIQLTKALKGPVRAIGLEHVMDCYVIWKFAENVEGAKKFLVDYVSNFGTAFVAGEFYDFPCYPKTVTDLKKLIGSDKNAHPPDKYKVLEDVLEWATNVGYPGYANAAIDEIYNTWVLNVMFAKAASGAATPEEALKEAVAACKRIYGKWKEKGLV
- a CDS encoding enoyl-CoA hydratase/isomerase family protein; this translates as MRYRTESGVGWVTLTRPRVLNALDTPLAEELAAAVELAERDPDASVLVVSGEGRAFSSGMDRTALSAGNIGEPFFRHWIRALNCLEDMGKLVVAAIRGYCLGGGLQLALACDLRLCASDAVLGLGATRHGLIPDGAVLRLARVIGLGRAKELALLNDQVSAETAAAIGLVNWMAAPGEFDAALARILEKCLEGAPTAARHTKRLLQASFHADPRAMIDDVVAAQMACMQSWDLREANRAWDEKREPRYHPPPARP